The sequence AAAATTGTCGAAGAATAGCCATTCGCTGGTCTGACCGAAGTCACTCTGGCACACCAGCAATTGCTGCCACAGCGGCAGCAGGATGTCCTGAAACACAACTGCAAGCGGGTAGGTCGAGAAAATCTGACCGTAGAGTTGGTCGAGGCGATTGTCGTCGAAGCGATTCACGGCCTGCTGCACCTGCGCCCGCCACTCGCTCCATTCGCTGGCCACCGCTTGTGGCTGCTCCAGCGGCCGGCCGACCCTGCTCGCCTCGCTGCGTGACAGAATGCTGCCGACTTTGCTGACGGCCACACCGCGCTCGGTCCAGGCGAGGATCCTGCGCACCGCTTCGACATCGGCCATGGAGTACAGACGATGGCCGCTTTCGGTACGGGTCGGTTGGATCAAGCCGTAGCGACGCTCCCAGGCGCGCAAGGTAACCGGATTGACACCGGTCAGCCGAGACACCTCTCTGATCGGAAACAGCTCCTGCTGCTTGAACGACTCGGAGTAATGCAATGTGGAGGCGCGGGCGGTATCGGTCATGACACGGTCGATTCGTGTGAGGGTTTCGGCATTGTAACCCAGGGCTCACAACCAGCGACTTTACCGCGGCGATACGTCCCGGATCGTGCAGCGCCTCGCAAGGCAAGCCTGAGGTCCAGACGACGCCGCCAGCCGCCACGATGCTCTGCCGAAGCGGGATCCACTTGCCACGCCTCAGGTGTGCCGCCGCAGGGTAACTGATCTAGAATGCCCGCGAAAACGGATACGAGACACCCCATGATCAATGCGAAATTGCTGCAGTTGGTGGTCGAGGCCTCCAATGACGGAATCGTGGTTGCCGAACAGGAAGGCGACGACAATATCCTCATCTACGCCAACCCGGCCTTTCAACGGCTCACCGGTTACGAGGTCGACGAGATTCTCTACCAGGACTGTCGCTTCCTGCAGGCCGACGACCGTGACCAGCCCGCGATCGCCGCGATCCGCGAGGCGATTCGTACCGGCACGCCCTGCCGGCACGTCATTCGCAACTACCGCAAGGACGGCGCTGCCTTCTGGAACGAGCTGTCCATCACGCCCGTGTTTAACGAAGGCGATCAGCTCACCTACTACATCGGTATCCAGAAAGACGTCACCGCGACCGTCGAAGCCGAGCAACGGGTCCGTGAACTGGAGGCTGAAGTCGCGACCCTTCGCGAGCAGCTCGCCGCGATTGGCGGCTGAGCCTGCCGCCTGACGATGTCTGCGCCGCACTTCAGTCTGCTTTGGCTTCGCCGATACCCTGCATAGAGGGCCACCGATCGAGGCTGGCCTGTCCGCATTTCCGCGAGCGGCCCGTACATTGCCGTGCACGCACGCGAAAAAGATGCGAATAATAGCCATACGCCATTAGTTTTCCGCCTATCTACGGCGGCTGCACCGGGATCCGTTCATTTGACTTCTTACGCTTTCGTCGAAAACGCCACGGTGCTACTCGCCCTCTGCTGGTTGTTGTCTTTCACAGCGCGCCATTGGGGGCAGAAGCATCATCTGTCGGAGCAGTTCATAGCTGGCCTGTGGTTCGGTGGCGCCTGCATCACCGGCATGCTCATGCCCATCGCAGCGCAATCGGGCATCATTTTCGATGCACGCACCGTGGTGCTGAGCATTGCGGCGCTGTTCGGTGGGCCGCTCGTGGCCGGCATCGCGGGGCTGGTGACCGCCGCTTATCGGGTATGGCTCGGCGGCTCGGGGGTCTGGGTCGGGCTGCTCAACGTGGCGCTGCCGATTGGGCTGGGCCTCGGCTATCGCTACTTTTATCGGCGCGGCCGGATAGCTGTCGGCTTCTGGCAGTTGCTGGTGTTCGGCCTGTTGCTGCATGCCGGGGTGGTGGCCTCGCTCCTGCTGCTGCCAGCCCCTTTCGTCAAACCTACCCTGGAGCAAGTGGCGCTTCCGATGTTGCTGGTCTTGCCGACCGCGGTGGTCCTGCTGGGACTGCTACTGGCCGACATGCTCAACCGCGAGCAGATCGAACGGGCGATGCACCTGAGCGAGGCCCGCCTGAGGGCCATCACCCAGGCGATACCCGATGTACTGCTGGTCATTGATGAAGACGGCTGCTATCTGGAAGTCATCGCCAATGACGCGGCCCTGCTTCAGGACGTCAAGGACAGACTGGTCGGCAAGACTCTCGAAGACATACTGCCCGCGCCACAGGCCAAGAAGTTTCGCGAGCTGATCCGCACCACACTCGCCAGCAACGCCCCGGGACTGCTCGAGTATTCGATCCAGACCGCCGACGGCCTCAAGGTGTATGAGGTCCGGGCCCAGCGCCTCAACGTGGCACAGTCCTACAAACCAGCGGTAGTCTGCCTGAGCCGGGACATCAGCGATCGTGCCCATGCGGAGCAGGAGCGCCGCATCGCCTCGATCGCCTTCGAGTCGCAGCAAGGCATGATCATCACCAACGCCGACAACCGCATCCTGCGGGTCAACCAGGCGTTCAGCGAAATCAGTGGCTACAGCGCCGAGGAAGCCATCGGCCAGGACACGCGCCTGCTCGCCTCCGGTCGTCATTCGGCCGAGTTCTACCTGAACATGTGGCGCAGCATCCAGCAGACCGGTGCCTGGCAGGGCGAGATATGGAACCGGCGCAAGAGCGGCGAGGTGTACCCCGAGTGGCTGGCGATCAGTACGGTGCTCGACGCTCAGGGCAAGGTTTCCAACTACGTGGCGGCCTTCACCGACATCACCGAGCGCAAGCAAGCCGAAGAACGTATCCATCACCTGGCCTTCTATGATCCCTTGAGCGGCCTGCCCAACCGCCGCCTGTTGCTCGACCGCCTCAGACAGGCATTGGCCGCGACGGCCCGTAGCCAGCACTACGGCGCGCTGATGTTCATCGACCTGGACAACTTCAAGAACGTCAACGACCTCCACGGCCATCAGGCCGGGGATCAACTGCTCTGCGTGGTGGCCGAGCGACTCGGTGGTGAAGTGCGCAGTACTGACACGGTGGCACGTCTGGGTGGCGACGAGTTCGTGGTCATGCTCGAGGACCTGGACGTCAACGCCGAGTATGCCGCCGCCCAGGCCGAGCAGATCGGCGAGAAGATACTCTCCGCGCTCAACGAGCCTTACCGGTTGGGCTCACTGCTATTGCACAGCAGTGCGAGCATGGGCGTGGTGCTGATCAGCTCCAGCGACGGCGACGCCGAAGAGCTGATGAAGCGCGCCGACATGTCCATGTACGAGGCCAAGCAGGCTGGCAAGAACGCCCTGCGCTTCTTCGACCCACGCATGCAACAGGCCGTACAGGAGCGTTTGCGCCTGGAAGACGAAATCCGCCGCGGTCTCGAGGCGGGCGAATTCGTGATTCATTTCCAGCCACAGATCGAGCGGCACCGAGGGTTGATAGGCGCCGAGGCGCTGGTGCGGTGGCAACATCCGCAGCGCGGCCTGCTTTCCCCGGTCCATTTCATCGGGCCAGCCGAGCGTGCCGGCCTGATCGAAGCGCTGGATTTCGTGGTGCTCACCCAAGCCTGCGAGCAACTGGCCGCCTGGGCTGGGCGTCCGCAATGGTGCAGCCTGACGCTGGCGGTCAACCTCAGCGCGAGCCTGCTGTATCAGGCCGACTTCGTTCGGCGCTTGCTCGAATTGCTCGCGCGCACCGGTGCCAATCCGCGCCTGCTCAAACTGGAAATCACCGAGTCGCTGCTGCTGGACGACATGGAAGAGGCAGTCATCCGGATGAAAACGCTGAAGCAGCACGGCATTCGCTTCTCCATTGACGACTTCGGTACCGGCTATTCGTCGATGGCCTATCTGCAACGCTTGCCGCTCGATCAGCTGAAGATCGACCAGTCGTTCGTGCGTCAGCTGGCCGATGACGCCAGCAGCCAGACCATCGTGCGGGCCACCTGCGCCCTCGCCGCCGGCTTCAACCTGGAAGTTATCGCCGAGGGCGTAGAAACCGAGGCGCAACGTGCGCTGCTGATCGCCAACGGCTGCGACATGTTCCAGGGCTACCTGTTCAGCCGCCCGGTGCCGCTGGAAGAGTTCGAAGCGCTGAAGCTCGAGTCTGCTCACTAGCAACACCAGCGCTCGACGGGGCCCGCCACGCTGGACGGCGGGCCGACGCGTATCAGTGCCGACCTAGAGCGCCAACGGGGCCCGACGGCACAAGGCGACCAGTGCCTCGACCCAACGCTCATCGGTATTCAGGCAAGGGACCAGCTGGAGCTCCTCGCCGCCGGCCGCAATGAACTGTTCATGACCGCGATCGCCGATCTCTTCCAGTGTCTCGATGCAATCGGACACGAAGGCCGGGCACATCACCAGCAGCTTCTTGACGCCCTTGGCAGCCAGCTCTTCCAGGTGTGCCTCGGTATAGGGCTCGATCCATTTCGCCCGGCCCAGACGCGACTGGAACGACACCGACCATTGGTCTGCGCTCAGCCCGGCCCGTTCGGCGAAACTGGCGGCACTCTGGATGCATTGGGCGCGGTAACAGCTGGCAAGCACTGCGCCTTCCGCGCGCTGGCAGCAATCACTACTGCGCAGGCAGTGCGAGCCGGTCGGATCGGTCTTGCGTAGATGCCGCTCCGGCAAGCCATGAAAGCTGAGCAGGAGGTGGTCGAACGGTTGCTCGAGGTGCGTCTTCACACTGTGCACCAGGGCGTCCAGGTATTCCGGCTGGTCAAAGAACGGCTGCAGGATCGCCAGCTGAATGTCGAGGCCATGTTCGCGGATCACTCGACGCGCTTCCTCGATGGCGGTCGTC comes from Stutzerimonas stutzeri and encodes:
- a CDS encoding MerR family transcriptional regulator; translation: MTDTARASTLHYSESFKQQELFPIREVSRLTGVNPVTLRAWERRYGLIQPTRTESGHRLYSMADVEAVRRILAWTERGVAVSKVGSILSRSEASRVGRPLEQPQAVASEWSEWRAQVQQAVNRFDDNRLDQLYGQIFSTYPLAVVFQDILLPLWQQLLVCQSDFGQTSEWLFFDNFLRARVLQRLQLGRAQTDDRVVLAAMPGHCRELELLVAGLLLSCDQVAVSVLAIGQPLDELALVCEKVRPRALVLYSNAPPKMPLLRQVRKLALRLDCPLAMAGEAAEDALRGSPIACLGSASRLMQRRLLQFLDGKLDT
- a CDS encoding PAS domain-containing protein, translated to MINAKLLQLVVEASNDGIVVAEQEGDDNILIYANPAFQRLTGYEVDEILYQDCRFLQADDRDQPAIAAIREAIRTGTPCRHVIRNYRKDGAAFWNELSITPVFNEGDQLTYYIGIQKDVTATVEAEQRVRELEAEVATLREQLAAIGG
- a CDS encoding EAL domain-containing protein encodes the protein MTSYAFVENATVLLALCWLLSFTARHWGQKHHLSEQFIAGLWFGGACITGMLMPIAAQSGIIFDARTVVLSIAALFGGPLVAGIAGLVTAAYRVWLGGSGVWVGLLNVALPIGLGLGYRYFYRRGRIAVGFWQLLVFGLLLHAGVVASLLLLPAPFVKPTLEQVALPMLLVLPTAVVLLGLLLADMLNREQIERAMHLSEARLRAITQAIPDVLLVIDEDGCYLEVIANDAALLQDVKDRLVGKTLEDILPAPQAKKFRELIRTTLASNAPGLLEYSIQTADGLKVYEVRAQRLNVAQSYKPAVVCLSRDISDRAHAEQERRIASIAFESQQGMIITNADNRILRVNQAFSEISGYSAEEAIGQDTRLLASGRHSAEFYLNMWRSIQQTGAWQGEIWNRRKSGEVYPEWLAISTVLDAQGKVSNYVAAFTDITERKQAEERIHHLAFYDPLSGLPNRRLLLDRLRQALAATARSQHYGALMFIDLDNFKNVNDLHGHQAGDQLLCVVAERLGGEVRSTDTVARLGGDEFVVMLEDLDVNAEYAAAQAEQIGEKILSALNEPYRLGSLLLHSSASMGVVLISSSDGDAEELMKRADMSMYEAKQAGKNALRFFDPRMQQAVQERLRLEDEIRRGLEAGEFVIHFQPQIERHRGLIGAEALVRWQHPQRGLLSPVHFIGPAERAGLIEALDFVVLTQACEQLAAWAGRPQWCSLTLAVNLSASLLYQADFVRRLLELLARTGANPRLLKLEITESLLLDDMEEAVIRMKTLKQHGIRFSIDDFGTGYSSMAYLQRLPLDQLKIDQSFVRQLADDASSQTIVRATCALAAGFNLEVIAEGVETEAQRALLIANGCDMFQGYLFSRPVPLEEFEALKLESAH
- the hemH gene encoding ferrochelatase, with amino-acid sequence MSEQALLLVNLGSPASTEVADVRRYLNQFLMDPYVIDLPWPVRRLLVSLILIKRPEQSAHAYASIWWPEGSPLVVLSQRLADAVRPHWSEGPVELAMRYGEPSIERSLLKLTGQGIKQVTLAPLYPQFADSTTTTAIEEARRVIREHGLDIQLAILQPFFDQPEYLDALVHSVKTHLEQPFDHLLLSFHGLPERHLRKTDPTGSHCLRSSDCCQRAEGAVLASCYRAQCIQSAASFAERAGLSADQWSVSFQSRLGRAKWIEPYTEAHLEELAAKGVKKLLVMCPAFVSDCIETLEEIGDRGHEQFIAAGGEELQLVPCLNTDERWVEALVALCRRAPLAL